The window TCAAACCAACCTATTAATGCACCAAGAACATATCATAGTGTCTGTGCAAAACTGCCAGTGTCAatagaaaaaaagactgaaaatcaattaaaataccaTAGAGTGTCTATGGAGCCACAAGATGTTAGGAAAATCTAAAGGTGTCCACTTAataatttcaccaaaataaggaacttaaagaatactaaaaaaaatacaagaaacatttcaatttaaaatgtagGACGAATAGAAAAAAACAGCATATGACAAAAGTAGTGTAAACTTAGTGCACAAGAATACTGTGCTGATACAAACAATGAACTCATTTAGAGGAAGACGCTGTTCTGGTCTCCAAAGTCCTTTCCTGTATGCCACTGCACCTGTTGATTCTACAGAGATGCATTACTCAAAACTAAAGCAAGCAGTTGCTCACGTCCCCATGCCTCTGactgattataatttaataaaattctgactgattataatttaataaaaggaaatgcgcccacaggaaactgaaaaagaatTGATTCTCTCTGCTCCACACTCCCACTTAGTTATCTGCCACCCAAGAGAATTTACACAGAGAATCCATACTTATTCACAAGACTATACCAAAAACATCGTTTTGTGTGATTCACCTCCAAAAATGTGAATTTCTGAAGAGCTACTAGTGGAAGTGGGGTACTTAGGCCCTCAAAGTTTTGCTGAATAAACAATAACGAGCCTGTGAGTTCACACAATGAAAGAAAAGCTTTATCTGATTAAATTCAGTGTAGGAAGTgctggtttcctttttttaaaatgaaataaaaaatacagctaGTTTGAAGAATAGCTTGATGgtaaatcagattttttaaaatttttcaaatgctgtttgtatatcctctgtgtttctccccCATTTTTCACTGTCAAGAAGTAAGGTATAGACAAAGGGATCTGTAAGTTACATATAGGCCTTAATACTAAAGGTATACAAATACTAACACACTTTGAAAAAATAACCTCATTTCCAAGAAAATACAGAACAGATCCAACGtggctgaatagggtatagcAACAATAATATGTTgcacgttgcggccatctggggagtgaaccagggaaaggaagacctttctctctgtctctccctctcactgtctgtaactctacctctcaaataagtaaaatcttgaaagaaaattcatgtggaatcacaAAAGGCCACAAACAGTTGGAGTGATCTGGAACAAGAAAACCCAACCTGGATGAATCATAATGCTCGATTTCAAAGTATTCTACAAAGTTACAGTAATTAACACAGCTTAGTAATGGCATAAAATCCAACACGTAGCTCAATGGGACAGACGAGAGAGCCCAGAATTTAATCTGCATACAGATAGCCAGCTGACttctgacaaaagtgctcagaccacacagtggcgttaaggataatattttcaaaatggcgCTGGCAAAACTGAATGCATATACGTAGAAGAACCAAAGTAGATCCATATCTCtcttcacatacaaaaatcaactgaagatACATCAAGGACCCAATTTAAGACCTGACATTATGGACATTATGAGGCTGCTAGAAGAAAACGTGGGGAAACACTCAAAGACGATGGTGTGGGAACAACTTCTTGGATGGGAACCCCCgaagcacaggcagcaaaagcaaaactaaggaaacaggactatatcaaactcagaaacaaaGCACATGACAATTAGAGTGGAGAGACGTACAGCAGAACGGAAAAAATAGTTGCAggggattaatatcccaaatacacATGCAACTTAacaaagtcaacaacaacaaaatcaatccAGTTCGGAAGTGGAAAAGGACTTCAAGAGACAATTctcagaaagaagaaatacaaatacaaatggcaaacaaacatatgaaaaaatgctcaacatctccaggcttcagggaaactcaaatcaaaaccacaatgaggtatctccttacccctattagaatggctgAAATCCAAACAACAGAGGAACAAGTGCTGGCTTggatgtggggaaaggggaacacttagACACTGCTGGGAGGAATCTCAGGGAATCgaacagaaagaaatgtttgtgtgtatcagtactgATGCGAATAcagtttgtaaaactttgttttatgcctTTGTGAAACCGATGGTTAAAAATGTTATCCTACCACAGTTTCAATGATCTACAGCTACTTAAAGATTTACCACAGAGGGATGAAACGCTCATTTCTCCGTTCAATTACTGTTTACACTCGGTGTCTATAGTCTCACTAAACtggtataattttgttttttactcgCTAAACTTATCTAGTGAAGTATtcagcctttttactgtaatgtaatttgaaAATTGGCTCAAAATCTaaaccaaagacagaaagaaaaagaagaaggaaacacagtggaaaggagaaagggggagggaggaaggcaataTCATGGTGTTCTTACAGCTGTGTCTACAAAACACACTGAGTCTGCTAAacactaattaaaagaaaaaaagtaaagacatACAAAGAAAACCGACGCACATCCATTTGTTCCCCACATCACCGCTTACCCATTTGCCAAACAAACTGCAAAAACGCAGTATAGAACTAAGTAAATAAGGTACATTCAATAAGTAAGAATTATTGAAATGTATTAACTATAAACAGGATATGgtaaaaaaaaagctacatcaCGAAGCTTCACAGAGTACCAAAGTATTTACATAAAATGTGTGTACACATGAGAAAGATGAAGAGTATATgcagagaaataaatatatgaaggaaatgaaattaaaacacattgtaagttcttaatttccttttaaaactgtTGCTAAACTGTCATGGTTTTTCGAATTCAGAGAGACAAGGATTTGAAATCTTGGTTACCAAGCCAATTaaggtcacctgcatcccatcccTGAAGAACCCGGGTTCAGTATCcacctccggctcctgactctagcttcctgttaaggtgGATGGGGAAGGCAGTTGTGATTGCTCAAGAAATCGGGGagctgtttctggctcctgcgtCTACCTTCCTGTAATGtggacctggagggcagtggatagGACTCAGGCATTTGGGTACCCATCACCCTTGCTGGGAACACGGAGTGAGTTCTCCAGTCCTCAACTCAGCCAGGCTCAGGCCCAGCAGTTGTGGGaattgggaagtcaaccagcagatgagaatccTCTTTATGGCTGTTtcttgccgtgtgtgtgtgtgtgcgtgtgtgcgtgtgtgcatgtacacgcATGGGTATGAatatctgcctctgaaataaatcttaagaatacATAGAAACCACCCACTTTGGAAGAATTTTAACTTTAGTTGgttaagaggcaaagagatggaGCTCTCCCATTTACTCCCTTACTCCTtacatgcctgcagcagctaggactgggtcaggctaaagttaagagccaggaactcagtctcccatggggctgaCAAGTACCCAGACacttgccatcacctgctgtctccccaggacaCACCTCAGCaggaaagctggaactggaaacgATCCAGAGTTCCAATCCAGACGCTGGAACACAGGccacagacatcccaagcagaaaCTGAACTCCCACATCAAACGTGCGCCCCCAAGCATCTGACAAATGACGCCCACAGGCTGTGAGCCTAAAGCCAGGGCAAGGGGCACTCTCCAAGCTAGAGAAAACCCCCTCGCAACTGCCTGCCTAGCTTCCTTCCCCTTCATTTAGTAGATTACGACTGCTGTGACGTGTCCGGACCCAACCTGTTAATCCGTACTGCCCACCTGATGCCCACGCCACGGCCAACTCAAGCCGCCACCgcgccctctctctcttctgctgccCAACGCAGAGCCACAGCCGCCTGCTTCACTGCCGCCCCAGCGTCACTGAGGCCCCGCCGCCTTCGCCGCGGCTGCCCATCACGTCAGCACCGCCGCCCctacctgctgcttccttcccGGCCGCCCGACGCTGCTGACCCCGGACTCTGCACCAGAGCCGCCCCGCGGTATCTTTCCGCTCCGCCCCGCCCGCCACCGACCTGCGCCATCCAGAGCACCACGTCCCACGGGACGCCCACACGACAGCAGccgcttcctggcttcctggttcACTGCCGCTGCAGCCGTTGCCAGCGAACACTGAGGCTTCCGGCCTAGGAAGTCCCAGGCTTCAGTTAGGCCGAGGCACAGCCGCACTTCCCCGCCCAGGACGTCCGACCCGGAGCCGCCACCGCCGCCTCTATCCCCGCCACGCCTCACCGCCGCCTCTATCCCCGCCACCCCTcaccgccgctgccgccgcctcctTCGCCGCACTTCCCAGGGCTACACTCACACCGTCCCCACCTACCTCTGCTTCCTCGCAGACCTCCGACTTCTCAGACCGCCGCCGCCACTTCCTTCCTCACCGCTGCCGCCGATGAACTTAGCTGCCACGCCCACGACGTCGAACGCGACCCCGACGCTACGCACGCTGGCGCCGACGCTGACGCCGACGCTACGCACGCTGACGCCGACGCCGACGCTGACGCCGACGCCGTACAGGACGCTTTGACGCTGACGCTCACTGACACTGCATCTGTGACAGCGTCTGCGTTGTAACGTCGTGTATGGCGTCGGCGTCAGCGTCGGCGCCAGCGTGCGTAGCGTCGGGGTCGCGTTCGACGTCGTGGGCGTGGCAGCTAAGTTCATCGGCGGCAGCGGTGAGGAAGGAAGTGGCGGCGGCGGTCTGAGATGTCGGAGGTCTGCGAGGAAGCAGAGGTAGGTGGGGACGGTGTGAGTGTAGCCCTGGGAAGTGCGGCGAAGGAGGTGGCGGTGCGGGGTGGCAGGGATAGAGGCGGCAGTCTTTCCGCGCCGCCGCCCGCCACCGACCTGCGCCATCCAGAGTACCATGTCCCACGGGACGCCCACACGACAGC of the Oryctolagus cuniculus chromosome 15, mOryCun1.1, whole genome shotgun sequence genome contains:
- the LOC127485579 gene encoding uncharacterized protein, which codes for MAQVGGGRRRGKTAASIPATPHRHLLRRTSQGYTHTVPTYLCFLADLRHLRPPPPLPSSPLPPMNLAATPTTSNATPTLRTLAPTLTPTPYTTLQRRRCHRCSVSERQRQSVLYGVGVSVGVGVSVRSVGVSVGASVRSVGVAFDVVGVAAKFIGGSGEEGSGGGGLRSRRSARKQRPEASVFAGNGCSGSEPGSQEAAAVVWASRGTWCSGWRRSVAGGAERKDTAGRLWCRVRGQQRRAAGKEAAGRGGGADVMGSRGEGGGASVTLGRQ